In Siniperca chuatsi isolate FFG_IHB_CAS linkage group LG16, ASM2008510v1, whole genome shotgun sequence, the following proteins share a genomic window:
- the LOC122863514 gene encoding cytochrome c oxidase subunit 8A, mitochondrial-like encodes MVSAVLRMMGNLSVLTRPKEILKETKKTIYSKPPRNKIGAAQSFFVMSVFAVAMLTPAAWILHHLPEYRQRSKQSPRD; translated from the exons ATGGTCAGCGCCGtcctgaggatgatgggaaacCTTTCTGTGTTGACTCGTCCAAAAGAAATCCTGAAGGAGACAAAGAAGACGATCTACAGCAAACCTCCCAGAAACAAGATCGGAGCCGCA CAAAGTTTCTTCGTCATGTCGGTGTTTGCAGTGGCCATGTTGACTCCAGCTGCCTGGATCCTTCATCACCTGCCAGAGTACCGGCAGAGATCAAAACAGAGTCCCAGAGACtga